A genomic segment from Propioniciclava sp. MC1595 encodes:
- a CDS encoding Na+/H+ antiporter subunit D, giving the protein MNNLLTVPVLLPMVGAALTLMLGRRPRTQRFVSILVLIGVVVAAGMLAYQADTNGVQSLWMGAWPVGFGIALVADRLSAIMLTVAGIVTLAVLLFSAGQEEDEVRKETPVSIFHPTFLLMCAGVSNAFLAGDLFNLFVGFEILLFASYVLLTMGGTASRIRAGSIYVVVNLLSSSLFLIALATTYAAVGSVNMAQVAERIPALPDELQSVLQFMLLVVFAIKAAVFPLSAWLPDSYPTAPAPVTAVFAGLLTKVGVYAILRTQTLIFPHKPLTELLLVIALLTMVVGILGAIAQADIKRLLSFTLVSHIGYMMMGIGLATIDGLAGTIYYTAHHITIQAILFLVAGLIQRVGGSSNLDRLSGLMTTSPLLAALFIVPGMNLAGIPPFSGFIGKLGLLSAGVRAGTPLAWALVAASVVTSLLTLYAIAKVWNRAFWGTPIAFTVEPDEGEEESYPGRPMPAVMVTATLGLIAFSLLLTLVAGPFYAYTNNAAAALLDGAYARAVIGEVVP; this is encoded by the coding sequence ATGAACAACCTCCTCACCGTGCCGGTGCTGCTCCCCATGGTGGGCGCGGCGCTCACCCTCATGCTCGGACGTCGCCCGCGGACCCAGCGCTTCGTGTCGATCCTGGTCCTCATCGGCGTCGTCGTCGCGGCCGGCATGCTGGCCTACCAGGCCGACACCAACGGCGTCCAGAGCCTCTGGATGGGCGCCTGGCCCGTCGGCTTCGGCATCGCGCTGGTCGCCGACCGCCTGTCGGCGATCATGCTCACGGTCGCCGGCATCGTCACCCTCGCCGTGCTGCTGTTCTCCGCCGGCCAGGAAGAGGACGAGGTCCGCAAGGAGACCCCGGTCTCGATCTTCCACCCCACCTTCCTGCTCATGTGCGCGGGCGTCTCGAACGCGTTCCTGGCCGGTGACCTGTTCAACCTGTTCGTGGGCTTCGAGATCCTGCTGTTCGCCTCGTACGTCCTGCTGACGATGGGTGGCACCGCGTCCCGCATCCGCGCCGGGTCGATCTACGTCGTGGTCAACCTGCTGAGCTCCAGCCTGTTCCTGATCGCCCTGGCCACGACCTACGCGGCCGTCGGGTCGGTCAACATGGCCCAGGTCGCTGAGCGGATCCCAGCCCTGCCCGACGAGCTGCAGTCGGTGCTGCAGTTCATGCTGCTGGTCGTGTTCGCGATCAAGGCGGCGGTGTTCCCGCTGTCGGCCTGGCTACCCGACTCCTACCCGACCGCGCCCGCGCCGGTCACGGCCGTCTTCGCGGGCCTGCTCACCAAGGTCGGCGTGTACGCGATCCTGCGCACGCAGACGCTGATCTTCCCGCACAAGCCGCTCACCGAGCTGCTGCTGGTCATCGCGCTGCTGACCATGGTCGTGGGCATCCTCGGCGCCATCGCGCAGGCCGACATCAAGCGACTGCTGTCCTTCACGCTGGTCAGCCACATCGGCTACATGATGATGGGCATCGGGCTGGCCACCATCGACGGGCTCGCCGGCACCATTTACTACACGGCCCACCACATCACCATCCAGGCGATCCTGTTCCTCGTCGCCGGGCTCATCCAGCGCGTCGGCGGCAGCAGCAACCTGGACCGGCTGAGCGGCCTCATGACCACCTCGCCGCTGCTCGCGGCGCTGTTCATCGTGCCCGGCATGAACCTGGCCGGCATCCCGCCGTTCTCGGGCTTCATCGGCAAGCTCGGCCTGCTGAGCGCCGGCGTCCGCGCCGGGACGCCGCTGGCCTGGGCCCTCGTCGCGGCCAGCGTGGTCACCAGCCTGCTGACGCTCTACGCCATCGCGAAGGTGTGGAACCGCGCCTTCTGGGGCACGCCCATCGCCTTCACCGTCGAGCCCGACGAGGGCGAGGAGGAGTCGTACCCGGGGCGTCCGATGCCCGCGGTCATGGTGACCGCCACCCTCGGCCTGATCGCCTTCAGCCTGCTGCTCACCCTCGTCGCCGGCCCCTTCTACGCCTACACCAACAACGCGGCCGCAGCCCTGCTGGACGGGGCCTACGCCCGCGCCGTCATCGGGGAGGTGGTCCCGTGA
- a CDS encoding Na(+)/H(+) antiporter subunit C, with the protein MTGNLTLAIVAAILIAAGVYLLTERSLTRILVGVLVMSNGVNILFLIASGPAGDPPLIDLFAGEGMSDPLPQAMVLTAIVITMAVSAFVVTMAYRSFQLHGNDEVSDDIEDRRIRELAERDDVSDSYEDIRFSDTGEDRVSE; encoded by the coding sequence ATGACCGGCAACCTGACCCTCGCCATCGTGGCCGCCATCCTGATCGCGGCCGGCGTGTACCTGCTCACCGAGCGCTCCCTGACCCGCATCCTCGTCGGGGTGCTCGTGATGAGCAACGGCGTCAACATCCTGTTCCTGATCGCCTCGGGCCCCGCCGGCGACCCGCCCCTGATCGACCTGTTCGCGGGGGAGGGCATGTCCGACCCGCTGCCCCAGGCGATGGTGCTGACGGCCATCGTGATCACCATGGCGGTCTCGGCGTTCGTGGTGACGATGGCCTACCGGAGCTTCCAGCTGCACGGCAACGACGAGGTCTCCGATGACATCGAGGACCGTCGCATCCGCGAGCTGGCCGAGCGCGACGACGTCTCCGACAGCTACGAGGACATCCGGTTCTCCGACACGGGTGAGGACCGGGTGAGCGAATGA
- a CDS encoding Na+/H+ antiporter subunit A produces the protein MLLSLIALHFALGVTAAWWVRLLGRNAFLVVAIAPAIGFGWLLTLAPAVQSGSAFVEATPWIRSLAVSLSFHVGLLQWLLALLVTGIGVVVLAYCRWYFTNPPARTLGLLVAFAGAMLGLVTADDLVVLYVFWELTTVFSYLMIGHDSSRRANRAAATTALIVTTTGGLAMLVGIVTFGTLTGTFRLQAILAAAPEGPAPTAAALLMLVGAMSKSALAPFHFWLPGAMAAPTPISAYLHAATMVKAGVYLVAALAPVFAGVLFWRETLTILGATTMILGGWRSLRQTDLKLLLAYGTVSQLGFVTMLVGIGTQAAGQAGLAMLLAHALFKAALFLTVGVVDVTTGTRDITKLTGLARRMPLLAVASGLAAASMAGLPPLFGFVAKEAALDALVKVASGGDGTGMLPAPALLLAGAIVVGSMLTAAYSLRFWWGAFGTRRRSVTLEVKKHPQLGFIAGPVLLGGLSLVLGFMGPQLTDLLGSYTRAIPVGSEPHSLALWHGFTLPLALSAVAITGGVLLFWQRESVARVQATFPQVPAANDFYRWSMRLLDVAAVEVTARVQRGSLASYLSTILTVFVIGVGGTLMLMPVWPAEMAWFDSYGQVAVAVVTCVAAVSLIAVRGRVRAIITVGVTGYGTALLFLLHGAPDLALTQVLIETVSLLVFLLVLRTLPKYFTDRPLHSSRWWRMVLALAVGATVSASVLVAASARTATPSSAGLETAAYEFGYGKNIVNVILVDTRAWDTLGEISVLVIAATGVASLIFLRSRVQQRRTRRVTGHQSDGAWLRTTGSLHPAARSLIFEVTTRLLFGIMIMASLYLLTAGHNLPGGGFAGGLVAGMALVVRYLAAGGRELEEAAPIDAGRVLGAGLFVAAGSALVPWAFGGRILQSYDITLDIPALSAVATPWGTMNLFGDLHLVSSTVFDVGVYLIVLGMMLDLVRSLGAGIDVQAEEERTPLPRPESTTALPASARQGGGPR, from the coding sequence GTGCTCCTCAGCCTCATCGCCCTGCACTTCGCACTGGGCGTGACGGCTGCGTGGTGGGTCCGGCTCCTGGGTCGCAACGCCTTCCTCGTCGTCGCCATCGCACCCGCGATCGGCTTCGGCTGGCTCCTGACACTGGCCCCGGCCGTCCAGTCCGGGTCGGCGTTCGTCGAGGCCACCCCGTGGATCCGGTCGCTCGCGGTGTCGCTGAGCTTCCACGTGGGGCTGCTGCAGTGGCTGCTGGCCCTGCTCGTCACGGGCATCGGCGTCGTGGTGCTGGCGTACTGCCGGTGGTACTTCACCAACCCGCCGGCCCGCACCCTGGGCCTGTTGGTGGCGTTCGCCGGGGCGATGCTGGGCCTGGTCACGGCCGACGACCTCGTCGTGCTCTACGTGTTCTGGGAGCTCACCACGGTGTTCTCCTACCTGATGATCGGCCATGACTCCTCCCGTCGCGCCAACCGCGCCGCGGCCACCACGGCCCTGATCGTCACCACGACCGGCGGCCTGGCCATGCTGGTCGGCATCGTGACCTTCGGCACCCTGACCGGCACGTTCCGCCTGCAGGCGATCCTCGCCGCCGCGCCCGAGGGTCCGGCCCCCACGGCGGCGGCGCTGCTGATGCTGGTCGGGGCGATGAGCAAGTCCGCCCTCGCGCCGTTCCACTTCTGGCTGCCCGGCGCGATGGCCGCCCCGACCCCGATCTCGGCCTACCTGCACGCGGCCACGATGGTGAAGGCCGGCGTCTACCTCGTCGCCGCACTCGCCCCGGTCTTCGCCGGCGTGCTGTTCTGGCGCGAGACGCTGACGATCCTCGGCGCGACCACGATGATCCTGGGCGGCTGGCGCTCCCTGCGCCAGACCGACCTGAAGCTCCTGTTGGCCTACGGCACGGTGAGCCAGCTGGGCTTCGTCACGATGCTGGTCGGCATCGGCACCCAGGCCGCCGGCCAGGCCGGCCTGGCGATGCTCCTGGCCCACGCGCTGTTCAAGGCCGCCCTGTTCCTCACCGTGGGCGTCGTCGACGTCACCACGGGCACCCGCGACATCACCAAGCTGACCGGGCTGGCCCGACGGATGCCGCTCCTGGCCGTGGCCAGCGGACTCGCCGCGGCGTCCATGGCCGGCCTGCCGCCCCTGTTCGGCTTCGTCGCCAAGGAGGCGGCGCTGGACGCGCTCGTCAAGGTCGCCTCCGGTGGCGACGGCACCGGCATGCTGCCCGCGCCCGCGCTGCTGCTGGCCGGGGCGATCGTGGTCGGCTCGATGCTGACCGCCGCCTACTCCCTGCGGTTCTGGTGGGGGGCCTTCGGCACCCGCCGACGCAGCGTCACCCTCGAGGTGAAGAAGCACCCGCAGCTGGGCTTCATCGCGGGGCCGGTCCTGCTCGGTGGGCTCTCGCTGGTGCTGGGCTTCATGGGCCCGCAGCTCACCGACCTGCTGGGCAGCTACACCCGCGCGATCCCCGTCGGGTCCGAGCCGCACTCGCTGGCCCTGTGGCACGGCTTCACCCTGCCGCTGGCCCTCTCGGCGGTCGCGATCACCGGCGGTGTGCTGCTGTTCTGGCAGCGGGAGTCGGTCGCCCGGGTCCAGGCCACGTTCCCGCAGGTGCCGGCCGCGAACGACTTCTACCGCTGGTCGATGCGCCTGCTCGACGTGGCGGCGGTCGAGGTGACCGCCCGCGTGCAGCGAGGTTCGCTGGCGTCCTACCTGTCGACGATCCTGACCGTCTTCGTGATCGGGGTCGGCGGCACCCTGATGCTCATGCCCGTCTGGCCCGCCGAGATGGCGTGGTTCGACTCCTACGGCCAGGTCGCGGTCGCCGTGGTCACGTGCGTGGCGGCGGTGAGCCTGATCGCCGTCCGCGGCCGCGTCCGCGCCATCATCACCGTGGGCGTGACCGGCTACGGGACGGCCCTGCTCTTCCTGCTGCACGGCGCCCCCGACCTCGCGCTCACCCAGGTGCTCATCGAGACCGTGAGCCTGCTGGTCTTCCTGCTGGTGCTGCGCACCCTGCCGAAGTACTTCACCGACCGGCCCCTGCACAGCTCCCGCTGGTGGCGCATGGTGCTGGCGCTCGCCGTCGGTGCCACGGTGAGCGCGTCGGTGCTGGTGGCGGCCTCCGCCCGCACGGCCACCCCGTCCTCGGCCGGGCTGGAGACGGCGGCGTACGAGTTCGGCTACGGCAAGAACATCGTCAACGTCATCCTCGTCGACACCCGTGCCTGGGACACCCTGGGCGAGATCTCGGTGCTCGTCATCGCGGCCACCGGCGTCGCCAGCCTCATCTTCCTGAGGTCCCGGGTGCAGCAGCGCCGCACCCGTCGGGTCACCGGCCACCAGAGCGACGGCGCGTGGCTGCGCACGACCGGCTCGCTGCACCCCGCCGCGCGCTCGCTGATCTTCGAGGTCACCACGCGCCTGCTGTTCGGGATCATGATCATGGCCTCCCTCTACCTGCTCACGGCCGGGCACAACCTGCCGGGCGGTGGCTTCGCCGGGGGCCTCGTCGCCGGGATGGCGCTCGTCGTGCGCTACCTGGCCGCGGGGGGCCGCGAGCTCGAGGAGGCCGCGCCCATCGATGCCGGTCGCGTGCTGGGCGCGGGCCTGTTCGTCGCGGCGGGCAGCGCGCTGGTGCCGTGGGCCTTCGGCGGGCGCATCCTGCAGAGCTACGACATCACGCTCGACATCCCGGCCCTGAGCGCGGTCGCGACGCCGTGGGGCACGATGAACCTGTTCGGTGACCTGCACCTGGTCAGCTCCACCGTGTTCGACGTCGGCGTCTACCTGATCGTGCTGGGCATGATGCTGGACCTGGTCCGCAGCCTCGGTGCCGGCATCGACGTCCAGGCCGAGGAGGAGCGCACGCCGCTGCCGCGGCCCGAGTCCACCACGGCCCTCCCGGCCAGCGCCCGGCAGGGGGGTGGCCCGCGATGA
- a CDS encoding CPBP family intramembrane glutamic endopeptidase has protein sequence MSHEPGWTPPRPDAPPPGWTPPPQPGPPPGWAPAPQGWGPPPPGWTSPLPDPRALPPHLRPALPVEERDYYAFWRAPRYRWWKGLLAILLAAFSFLVVSTVLQFIGWSVDGVDLSVLLEGKIPPVGPGFFLANNISLALCIPITMLAAWVCVQQRPRWLTSVVGGIRWRWLGLLVAALLPVWVVVIGGSHFFGPLDEVRVRDYTLVMIVGILLTTPLQAAGEEYLVRGLLGRAVGSWFRAPVVGLVASTIVTAVVFMAMHGAGDPWLNAFYLVFAAVGSWATWRTGGLEAAIAIHAVHNTVSMALLPFIDFSDMFNREAGVGDATVLIPMALLLVGAGIVEFLARRRKPAATGAPGRRELESLALPRPGFGPGPGPMAGPR, from the coding sequence GTGAGCCACGAGCCGGGCTGGACGCCCCCACGGCCCGACGCGCCACCCCCGGGCTGGACGCCCCCACCGCAGCCCGGGCCCCCGCCCGGGTGGGCCCCCGCCCCCCAGGGCTGGGGACCCCCGCCGCCGGGGTGGACCTCGCCGCTGCCCGACCCGCGGGCCCTGCCCCCGCACCTGCGCCCGGCGCTGCCGGTGGAGGAGCGGGACTACTACGCCTTCTGGCGCGCCCCCCGCTACCGCTGGTGGAAGGGCCTGCTGGCGATCCTGCTGGCGGCCTTCTCCTTCCTCGTGGTCAGCACCGTGCTCCAGTTCATCGGGTGGAGCGTCGACGGGGTCGACCTCTCGGTGCTCCTCGAGGGGAAGATCCCACCCGTGGGGCCCGGCTTCTTCCTGGCGAACAACATCTCCCTCGCCCTGTGCATCCCGATCACCATGTTGGCCGCGTGGGTCTGCGTCCAGCAGCGCCCGCGCTGGCTGACGTCGGTGGTCGGGGGCATCCGGTGGCGCTGGCTGGGCCTGCTCGTGGCCGCGCTCCTACCGGTCTGGGTGGTCGTCATCGGCGGGTCGCACTTCTTCGGCCCCCTCGACGAGGTGCGCGTCCGCGACTACACCCTGGTCATGATCGTCGGGATCCTGCTCACCACGCCGCTCCAGGCGGCGGGGGAGGAGTACCTGGTCCGCGGGCTGCTCGGCCGGGCGGTGGGATCGTGGTTCCGTGCCCCGGTGGTCGGCCTGGTCGCGTCCACCATCGTGACGGCCGTGGTCTTCATGGCCATGCACGGCGCCGGCGACCCGTGGCTGAACGCGTTCTACCTCGTGTTCGCGGCGGTCGGTTCGTGGGCGACGTGGCGCACGGGGGGCCTCGAGGCCGCCATCGCGATCCACGCCGTGCACAACACGGTCTCGATGGCGCTACTGCCCTTCATCGACTTCTCCGACATGTTCAACCGCGAGGCAGGCGTGGGGGACGCCACCGTGCTCATCCCCATGGCCCTGCTGCTGGTGGGCGCCGGCATCGTCGAGTTCCTGGCCCGACGCCGCAAGCCGGCCGCCACCGGCGCCCCCGGACGCCGCGAACTGGAGTCCCTCGCCCTGCCCCGCCCGGGTTTCGGGCCCGGCCCCGGACCGATGGCCGGGCCACGGTAG
- the ndk gene encoding nucleoside-diphosphate kinase: MSERSLVLIKPDAVARGLVGTVLARYEAKGLTLRAMELRTIDAGLADQHYAEHVERGFYPELRAFITGGPLVALVLEGERAIEAVRALNGATDGVKAAPGTIRGDLCLSGSENIVHASDSAESAAREIALLFPNL; encoded by the coding sequence ATGAGTGAACGCAGTCTCGTCCTGATCAAGCCGGACGCCGTCGCCCGCGGCCTCGTGGGCACCGTCCTGGCCCGCTACGAGGCGAAGGGGCTCACCCTCCGCGCGATGGAGCTGCGGACCATCGACGCCGGCCTGGCCGACCAGCACTACGCCGAGCACGTCGAGCGCGGGTTCTACCCCGAGCTGCGCGCGTTCATCACCGGCGGCCCGCTGGTCGCCCTGGTCCTCGAGGGGGAGCGCGCCATCGAGGCCGTGCGCGCCCTCAACGGCGCCACCGACGGCGTGAAGGCCGCCCCGGGCACGATCCGCGGCGACCTGTGCCTGTCGGGGTCGGAGAACATCGTGCACGCCTCCGACTCCGCCGAGTCGGCCGCGCGCGAGATCGCGCTCTTGTTCCCGAACCTGTGA
- a CDS encoding DUF4233 domain-containing protein gives MRLADGNPMTKTLMLTLIFEVVVYVLAIPGMIQVDAVPLAPAFGTGLAAAALAGVAAGTLRRPIGWPLAWAAQVAGILLGLLTPWMFAVGGGFAALFLVEFILGKKIESRQ, from the coding sequence GTGAGGCTCGCCGACGGCAACCCGATGACCAAGACCCTGATGCTCACGCTCATCTTCGAGGTGGTCGTCTACGTGCTGGCCATCCCCGGCATGATCCAGGTCGACGCCGTGCCCCTGGCGCCCGCCTTCGGCACCGGGCTCGCGGCCGCCGCCCTGGCCGGTGTCGCCGCCGGGACGCTGCGGCGTCCGATCGGCTGGCCGCTGGCCTGGGCGGCCCAGGTGGCCGGCATCCTGCTCGGCCTGCTGACCCCGTGGATGTTCGCGGTGGGCGGCGGTTTCGCGGCCCTGTTCCTCGTGGAGTTCATCCTCGGCAAGAAGATCGAGTCGCGCCAGTAG
- a CDS encoding folylpolyglutamate synthase/dihydrofolate synthase family protein: MTTHAEISRALQARWPEHRVAPSLARIRALTDLLGEPQTGYPVIQVAGTNGKGSTAIIIEALLLALGLRVGRIASPHLVDLTERINLDGRPMDAAAFDALVADVQPLVDLVDAQRLDDVSMTFFEVMTGLGFEAFAQAPVDVAVVEVGLGGTWDATSVADADVAVICPIDLDHTHLLGDTLEEIATEKAGIIKPGSIAVVARQHPEVDAVIAARAAEVGARVLREGVDFGLIDRTLAVGGQVLRLETVSGPASGLVLPVHGEHMAHNAALAVAAVEALLGGKPLVHDIIAEGFATVKAPARLELVRSGPPIVLDTCHNVHGTRATLAGVREAYDFTPLIAVVGMMADKDVEGVLALLAEEVTTIICTRVASTDRGLPADELGELAEEAFGAERVHVRESLPDALELAVTLADEAGAGAGILVAGSVILAGEARALLVRNDDEEDQR, from the coding sequence ATGACAACCCACGCCGAGATCTCCCGCGCCCTGCAGGCGCGCTGGCCCGAGCACCGCGTCGCCCCGAGCCTGGCGCGCATCCGGGCGCTCACCGACCTGCTGGGCGAGCCCCAGACGGGCTACCCGGTCATCCAGGTGGCCGGCACCAACGGCAAGGGCAGCACCGCGATCATCATCGAGGCGCTGCTGCTCGCCCTGGGGCTTCGGGTCGGCCGCATCGCCTCCCCGCACCTGGTCGACCTGACCGAGCGCATCAACCTCGACGGCCGGCCCATGGACGCCGCGGCCTTCGACGCGCTCGTGGCCGACGTCCAGCCGCTGGTCGACCTCGTGGACGCCCAGCGCCTCGACGACGTCTCCATGACCTTCTTCGAGGTGATGACCGGCCTGGGCTTCGAGGCCTTCGCGCAGGCCCCGGTCGACGTCGCCGTCGTCGAGGTCGGGCTGGGCGGCACGTGGGACGCCACGTCGGTCGCCGACGCCGACGTCGCCGTCATCTGCCCGATCGACCTCGACCACACCCACCTGCTGGGCGACACGCTGGAGGAGATCGCGACCGAGAAGGCGGGCATCATCAAGCCCGGTTCGATCGCCGTCGTGGCCCGCCAGCACCCCGAGGTGGACGCCGTGATCGCCGCCCGGGCCGCCGAGGTGGGCGCGCGCGTGCTGCGCGAGGGCGTCGACTTCGGGCTCATCGACCGCACGCTCGCCGTCGGCGGGCAGGTGCTGCGCCTGGAGACCGTGAGCGGGCCGGCGTCCGGCCTCGTGCTGCCGGTGCACGGCGAGCACATGGCCCACAACGCGGCCCTCGCCGTGGCCGCCGTCGAGGCCCTCCTCGGGGGCAAGCCGCTGGTGCACGACATCATCGCCGAGGGCTTCGCGACGGTGAAGGCGCCCGCACGGCTCGAGCTGGTCCGGTCGGGACCGCCGATCGTGCTCGACACCTGCCACAACGTGCACGGCACCCGCGCCACCCTGGCCGGCGTGCGCGAGGCCTACGACTTCACCCCGCTCATCGCGGTGGTCGGGATGATGGCCGACAAGGACGTGGAGGGTGTCCTGGCCCTCCTGGCCGAGGAGGTCACGACGATCATCTGCACCCGGGTCGCCTCGACCGACCGCGGCCTGCCGGCCGACGAGCTCGGCGAACTCGCCGAGGAGGCCTTCGGCGCCGAGCGCGTGCACGTGCGCGAGTCCCTGCCGGACGCGCTGGAACTGGCCGTGACGCTCGCCGACGAGGCGGGGGCCGGGGCCGGCATCCTGGTCGCCGGCTCCGTGATCCTGGCCGGAGAGGCCCGGGCCCTGCTGGTCCGCAACGACGACGAGGAGGACCAGCGGTGA
- a CDS encoding thioredoxin domain-containing protein, with the protein MNVQANRREQLRRQQEARARAQVTRRIVGIVAVLIAAALIGILVYAFVNRTPAQVAATPSASSTATTPLAAQVVPTGASADGNALVVAEGRAGTPTLTLYLDYQCPNCKSFEEAFGPMLAQSAQAGDWTLQHKTMTFMDNNIGNTASTRAALGAACAADAGHYLDYSTQVYAHQAAAEVRGAEGYSDALLRAELPAAVGITGDALTAFQACYDGRATQDFVAGVNASAGADGVRGTPTLAINGTPVDFNAVTPFTPDGLKAYILAHA; encoded by the coding sequence GTGAACGTCCAAGCCAACCGTCGCGAGCAGCTCCGCCGCCAGCAGGAGGCCCGCGCCAGGGCGCAGGTCACCCGCCGCATCGTCGGGATCGTCGCCGTCCTCATCGCCGCGGCGCTCATCGGCATCCTCGTCTACGCCTTCGTGAACCGGACGCCGGCCCAGGTCGCCGCCACACCGTCGGCGAGCAGCACCGCCACCACGCCGCTGGCGGCCCAGGTCGTGCCCACCGGGGCGAGCGCCGACGGCAACGCCCTCGTCGTGGCCGAAGGCCGCGCCGGGACGCCGACGCTCACCCTCTACCTCGACTACCAGTGCCCCAACTGCAAGTCCTTCGAGGAGGCCTTCGGGCCGATGCTGGCCCAGTCGGCCCAAGCCGGCGACTGGACGCTGCAGCACAAGACCATGACCTTCATGGACAACAACATCGGCAACACGGCCTCGACGCGTGCCGCCCTCGGCGCCGCCTGCGCCGCGGACGCCGGGCACTACCTCGACTACTCCACCCAGGTGTACGCCCACCAGGCGGCCGCCGAGGTCCGGGGCGCCGAGGGGTACTCCGACGCACTGCTGCGGGCAGAGCTGCCCGCAGCGGTCGGCATCACCGGGGACGCCCTCACCGCGTTCCAGGCCTGCTACGACGGCCGGGCGACCCAGGACTTCGTCGCCGGGGTGAACGCCTCGGCCGGCGCCGACGGCGTCCGCGGGACGCCGACGCTCGCCATCAACGGCACCCCGGTCGACTTCAACGCGGTGACGCCCTTCACCCCCGACGGCCTCAAGGCGTACATCCTCGCCCACGCCTGA